In Acidisarcina polymorpha, the DNA window ACGGAGATGATTTCGAGCGATGCTGGAATTTGATCTAGCGAAAAGTCATATTCGAATGCCGAGTAGCTGACCGTTACGCGACAGAGAGTTTCGCCGCCGTTTTTGGACCGATAGTGACGCTCGATGTCTTCTAAACGGTACCGCTGGTGACGGAGCACGCGCTTGACCTTCGACGCAGCCCTGGAGCTCAGTTGAGAGATGGTGTTTGCAGGATCGACCGCGAGGCGCAGGGGAACTATGTTGGCGAAGCTTCCGATGGCATCGCGGGCCTCACGTCCGATACGTGCCTTGACAGGCAATCCCAATAGGACGTCCTCCGCACCGGTTAGCCTATACAGATACGCCGCAATTATGGCGAAGACAATATGCGGCACGTCGACGCCCCTCTGTGCCGCAAGCGCTCGCAGTCTTGCTTCGACTCCCGCATCGAGGTGAATGCGCTGCCTGCGAAAGTCTGGAGACGATGTCCCACCTGAAAGCGCCAGCGTTGTTGTGCTGCCGAACCCTTCCAACTCCGACTGCCAGAAAGCGCCATCCTTCCGCTTCTGTTCAGAGTCCCCATACGCAACATCCATCGCGAGGATTTCGGCCGGTCCGATCAGGTCGAGTGCGGGTGTTTGCCCACGGACAAGTGAGGCATACAACTCCACAACACGACGGGTCACGAGCGTCCCTCCGTAGCCGTCAATAAGCAGATGATGCGCTCGCATGTACCAGGCGTACTCACTGTTGCCCAGGTGAAACAGGGCTGTGCTGTACAGGTACGGTCTGTCCACCTGTGTCTTCCGCTTCATGTCGCCATCGATCCAGCCCCGCATCTCCGCTCGGGCATCCGGATGCGTGGACAAGTCCACGATCAAAAGACTGTCAAGGCTCGGCGGGTGGACTGTCTGACGCACGTCTCCATCGACAAAAGCAAACGTGCTTCGCAGAGCCGGAGCGGCTTCGATCAAAAGACCGTACGCCTGAGAGAAAGCCTGCACGTCAACCGAACCATGGATCATAAGAATCTGGGCAACGCTGTTTTCGCCGCCCTGTGCGTGATATTTCTCGGAAAACCACAAACCCTTCTGGGTGGCAGTTGCCGGTAAATGCTCTCTCAGAGCAGGATCCAGGTCGCCCATATAATTCATTTGCTCTTCATGTCGTTCAAGCTGTGGCAGCACGGATCTAGCACCATCTTCGCAATTATGGTCAAAGCGAATCAGAACCATTCGGATTTAAAACCCATTCCTGCGGCCTCGGATGCCTTTCACGCCGTGTTTAAGAAACCGATGGAAGATCACGTACTTGGCTTTTTGATATAGACACAGAGATAACAGCATTCCAACGGCTTTATTCCCATATTCGCTTCTGCTCAGCGGCGTCAAGAGATCCGAGAAGGTATGAACGGCAGGACCGAGCTCCGGCCTCGCCAGACTCTGTTGCTGCATTGTTATCCGACAGCGGTGCAGTTTTGTGGAATAAACATCTCGGTGGCTTGTTCTTGTCAGCATAACGTTGTTTGCTCCTAAGCCTGGGGCAGGGCCGCCGACTACTCCAACCGCCGATGAAAGAAGGGATTTAAAGGATGGACTTGAAACCAGAGCAGAGAGCAGTTTACCTTTCTGAAGAGTCGTGGGTGCAGCTAGGGTTGTACGCCGGCAATCACGATCCCGCTCATTGCTTCACCGGATACGCTGAACCGGAGACGATAACGTCCTGGTTCGCAGGCGTTAGGGTGTGGGCAGCACTACTGCATAGGTGCCACCCAGGCAACGCTTAAAAGTAAACTGTCCCTAAGTGCGATTCTCCAGTGGTTTCCGGTGATTTCGCTCATCTCTGACACCTTAAAATACTAACCCGCATATTGGATGCTTTCGCTGAAGTTGCAGCCGGTCCATCTGAACAATGCAGGCTAGGTGACTATCTGGCTGCATGGTTTCTCACGACCTACCTTGCAAATCAGCACGTGAGACAAACATACAAAGAATGAAATCCCTCTTATGAAACTCGCTATTTATATGTTGCCTTTCCAGAGCCATGTGTCCGTGCTGCTGTCGGTCGCCCGGGAGATGCGTCGCCGCGGACATGAGATCGTCGTGCTTGGACTCCGCGATCTGGAGGAGAGAGTCGCTCAAGAAGTTGGAATGACTTTCGTGCCCATGTGTGACAGAGAGTACCCTCTAGGGGCGACGCGAGCAGCGCTCGCCCCGCTGCGCTCTATGTCTGGTATTGCTGGTACAGAGTTCTGCATTAATATGCTGACGCATCTATGCGCTGCGGTGCTGGAGGACGGCCCCCGGGCTCTCCGCGAAAGTCAAGCTGAGGCCCTCATCCTTGATTTCTCCTCGAGGGGGATGGATGCGGTGGCCGTCTCCATGGACATCCCCTACGTGCACATTTCGAATGCTGTACATAGCGACTATTCGGGGAACACGCCGTTCTGGTGCTACGATTGGCCACCGGAAACAACAGAGGAAGCGCTAGCCAGGAACCGTGCTGGGTTGGTTCGCCTGGCAAAAGCAGCGGCTCCAATGCATGCGTTGCTCAGGAGCTTTCTGGAGGAGGCTGGCGTGGACATCGCATGGAGCGACCTTCACGCACTGACTTCGAAGCTTGCATGGCTCACACAGATCCCTCCGGAACTTGACTTTAAAAACTCCCATTGGCCGAAGCAGCTCATCCACGTGGGACCGCTTTGCCAGCCTCCGAGCATGCCAGATACCAACTTCCCGTGGCATCGCCTGACGGGAGAGCCGCTGATCTATGTGTCGTTTGGAACGCTGCAGACGGACCTGTTTTCACTCTATGAGGTGGTCGTCAAGATTGCCCGTACCAAGGGGTACCAGATTGTGCTGTCGACAGGTGGATTTCCAATGGACGAAAAGCTCAAGGATATCCCAGACAACTTGATCCTAGTCCGCTTCGCCCCACAAGTTGAGATTTTGAGGCAAGCCGCACTATGCATCACGCATGGGGGCGTCAACACGGTGCTGGAAGCTCTCCAGTGCGGAGTTCCCCTCGTTGTTCTTCCGATCACCAATGATCAGCCTGGGGTCGCTGCCCGAGTTGCGTACGCAGGGGTAGGTGCATTTTGTCGTGTGGAGGATCTTAATCCCTCAAACCTCTCCGGTCTGATCGACGAGGTGATGCAGAACCCCGGCTACCGTGCGCGTGCGAAGCAGCTACAAAGTGTTCTGAGCTATGAAAGAAGTATTGTGCGTGCTGGCGAGTATATCGAGAAAGCCCTTGCCAGCGTGGTTGCTGATCACACCGAAGCCGCGCGAGAACACTTTGCAGGAAGCGAGTGAGCAATGAATCAAACATTTGAGCGATTCGCCATCCCGAAAGATTGTTATGCGTTCTTAGAGCTACAGACAACCTGCTACACATATGATCTATCTGCCCAGGAAACGCTGGAGATTCTCCATTTCAGTTCAGATGGCCAGGGACGAGATCGATGAATTCGTCGGCGATTATGGCATTGCCTTGGCTTTTGACGACGCAGCGCTTTTCGGATTCTTCTGCCTGATGCACGTCGAGCACATGAACAATCCTGTTCTCAGCGCGCTCGTTGAGACTCACGCATGCACGCATAATCTTTCACCCTCAACCAACTAATCACCGTTCACCGTCGCAAGGTACAGACGAGGGCTACCGAATATGAAATTCGCTATATATACTGCGCTCTCCCACAGTCACATTCGGGTCATGTCGGCACTTGCGAAAGAGTTGGAGACGTTTGGCCATTCAGTGTGCGCCATCGGCATGGAAGACCATGCGCCTGTGTTTCACTCGTTGGATATGGAATTCTTTCCCGTCTGCTTACGGGAGTTTCCGCGTGGGGAGCTCCAACGGAGGTACGAGCCTGTTCGCGAGATGTACGGAATGGACGCACTGCGGGCAACGAGCGCCGTGGGTTGCGATGTCGTAGCGGGCGTTTTAAAGGATGGGGAAAGAGCTGTCAGGGCGAGCGGCGCAGACGCCTTGCTTCTGGATACTTCCGCGCGTGGACTAGAGGTGATCGCGATGCATATGGGAATGCCTTTTGCTCACGTCTCTGCACAGCTCCACGACGACTATTCGGGTGTCACCCCTCATTGGTTTTTTGACTGGCCACCCGAGACGAGTAGTGAAGCCATCGAGCGAAATAAAAACAATCTAAACTTTCTTCGGGAGTTGGGCGCGCCGGCCCGTTCTGCAGCTCTCGACTATCTTGCAGCCAGAAATATTCACCCAGACTTGACTACGCCTTATCCCTTCTTCCTTTCTACAGACACCTGGATTACGCAGGTCCCGAAGGAGTTTGATTTTGAGAACCAGCTTTGGCCTGAACATCTCTTCCATGCTGGGCTTATTAGCCCTCGCGAGCAAAGCTCTGCGATTGACTTTCCGTGGGAGCGCCTTACCGGGGAATCACTCATCTACGTATCGATGGGAACCATGCTGACGAACGCGAAGCAGCGGTTGCGCATGGCGGTACAAGCCGCTCAAGGTGCAGGTAGACAGGTCGTTGTTTCCACTGGACCCCAGATTGGGGTGGAAGAGATCGGCCCGCTGGCTGCGAACACGATCGTGCTCCCTTATGTTCCTCAGACCGGGATTCTTGAACGCGCAGAGCTATTCGTAACGCACGGTGGGCTCAACAGTGTTCTGGAATCGCTCTATCGCGGAGTGCCCCTCGTTGTTTTGCCGATCAGTTTCGACCAGCCCGGAGTAGCGGCAAGAGTCGCTTACCATGGCGTCGGTGAATTTCTAAACGCCCAACTACTCAATCAAAAGCTTCTCACCGAAACGATAGTCAGCGTGCTGGGTAACCCATCGTACAAAGAAGCCGCGCGGAAGTTGCAGGCGAAGATTGCGTGGCAGGATGGGGCACAGCGTGCGGCCAAGCATCTGCATAAAGTGATGCACCGCTAATTGGTTCTGTCGCAATGAAGACGACTTGCTGTTGTTGCACTGACGGCATCGCAATAGAACCGCGGCTCGCAGGTTCTTCCAACAAGCAGTCGAGCGGAACGGCGCACCCGAGAAAATGACTCTAAATAAGACCGGCGCGAATGTAGAAGCTCTGGAGACCATGTACGCAGGACGAGGGGAGACGATCGTTGTGCGACAGGTAAAGTACCTGAGCAACATCGTCGAGCAAGACCACCTTGCCGTGCAACGTCGTACGATGCCGATGTTCGGGTTCCAGGACTATCTCCCCGCCCGCATCCTTCTCTCCGGCATCCAGCTCGTGCATATGATTAGCAAAAGGCAAATGAACACCAGTGGCGGCGGACGCTCCCCCACAGCAGTTCTACTCCTTGGCAGGGTAAGCCCGAACCTATGCTTTTCATCGTTCATACACCTTTACCGCAACAGAACCTCGGTGAGTCACCTCGAGTCTAAAGCGCCTGAACCAGCAGGAAAACGCCTCACAGATTACCCCGGGTGACAGTGTTGTTGAGTTTGGCCCAAGATAATGTTTGTCACGACCGGGGAAATCTGATCACAGCAGGTGTTAGTGTGTCGCAACCCATCCAGAGGTCCCAAACACTGATACAACAAATGGATAAGTTGGCAACTGTCGTACTTTCAGGATTCTCCGGCCCCTGCGATCGTCATCAGGAAGAGCGAACAAGTGGAGACAATGCACTGGGCCTAGATCGTTACCCCAGCACCCCGCCCAGGTTCCACTCGCTTGACAGCCTTCGTGCGGGGATGATGTTCCTCGGCATCGTATTATATGGAGCTCTGCCGTACACTAGAATTCGCATGTGGCCGGTTAACGACCCCACCGCACATCCCATATTTTGGAATGCAATCGTCTTTGCTATACATGTTTTTCGGATGCCTCTCTTCTTTGTGTTGGCAGGTTTCTTCGCAAACCTCCTCTTCAAGATGTCTGGCTGCGAGTTGAGCTCGATCAACCGCGCAAACTGTGCTGGCATTCTTC includes these proteins:
- a CDS encoding nucleotide disphospho-sugar-binding domain-containing protein, whose translation is MKFAIYTALSHSHIRVMSALAKELETFGHSVCAIGMEDHAPVFHSLDMEFFPVCLREFPRGELQRRYEPVREMYGMDALRATSAVGCDVVAGVLKDGERAVRASGADALLLDTSARGLEVIAMHMGMPFAHVSAQLHDDYSGVTPHWFFDWPPETSSEAIERNKNNLNFLRELGAPARSAALDYLAARNIHPDLTTPYPFFLSTDTWITQVPKEFDFENQLWPEHLFHAGLISPREQSSAIDFPWERLTGESLIYVSMGTMLTNAKQRLRMAVQAAQGAGRQVVVSTGPQIGVEEIGPLAANTIVLPYVPQTGILERAELFVTHGGLNSVLESLYRGVPLVVLPISFDQPGVAARVAYHGVGEFLNAQLLNQKLLTETIVSVLGNPSYKEAARKLQAKIAWQDGAQRAAKHLHKVMHR
- a CDS encoding glycosyltransferase, whose amino-acid sequence is MKLAIYMLPFQSHVSVLLSVAREMRRRGHEIVVLGLRDLEERVAQEVGMTFVPMCDREYPLGATRAALAPLRSMSGIAGTEFCINMLTHLCAAVLEDGPRALRESQAEALILDFSSRGMDAVAVSMDIPYVHISNAVHSDYSGNTPFWCYDWPPETTEEALARNRAGLVRLAKAAAPMHALLRSFLEEAGVDIAWSDLHALTSKLAWLTQIPPELDFKNSHWPKQLIHVGPLCQPPSMPDTNFPWHRLTGEPLIYVSFGTLQTDLFSLYEVVVKIARTKGYQIVLSTGGFPMDEKLKDIPDNLILVRFAPQVEILRQAALCITHGGVNTVLEALQCGVPLVVLPITNDQPGVAARVAYAGVGAFCRVEDLNPSNLSGLIDEVMQNPGYRARAKQLQSVLSYERSIVRAGEYIEKALASVVADHTEAAREHFAGSE